One part of the Vitis riparia cultivar Riparia Gloire de Montpellier isolate 1030 chromosome 6, EGFV_Vit.rip_1.0, whole genome shotgun sequence genome encodes these proteins:
- the LOC117916967 gene encoding uncharacterized protein LOC117916967 has protein sequence MVKREASEQMILCGSPHPFFDRKTSIVSKYISELDDCEKLFIPMHDECPGHWYLCVIDFKNSHIQILDSLRSKNRDKFRFQSVKTVVEFCQTFFKLYDIGKDVFQFSIDWAPSILTQENGWDCGVHVIRHMQRFKNGDSMTRSDFCNSVKIR, from the exons atggtAAAACGTGAAGCATCAGAG cAAATGATTTTGTGTGGGAGTCCTCATCCTTTTTTCGATAGAAAAACATCCATCGTGAGTAAGTACATTAGCGAATTGGATGATTGCGAGAAG CTATTTATTCCAATGCATGACGAATGCCCTGGTCATTGGTATCTGTGCGTCATTGACTTCAAAAACTctcatatccaaattttggattcattacgATCGAAGAATCGAGACAAGTTCCGGTTTCAGAGTGTCAAAACAGTG gttgaattttgtCAAACGTTCTTCAAACTGTATGACATAGGGAAAGATGTCTTCCAATTCTCCATTGATTGGGCTCCTTCGATTCTGACCCAAGAGAATGG gtGGGACTGTGGAGTGCATGTCATTAGACATATGCAGAGATTCAAAAATGGTGATTCGATGACAAGGTCCGACTTTTGTAATTCTGTTAAAATACGTTGA